In Bradyrhizobium guangdongense, the sequence GCGCCACGATGCAGGACGCGTTCGAGGCCATGATGCCCTATATCGAAGCGCAGCTTGCCCGCGGCACGCGGCTGCATGCCATCACGCGGCATTTCGTGGGTGCATTCCATGCTGTGCCGGGGGCGCGCGCGTTTCGTCGTCATCTTGCCGAGCACGGTACGCGGCCGGGGGCGGGAGTGAATGTCTTGAGAGATGCGATTGCCAAACTCGCACTCAGGCAGGCCGCCTAGCGCATCGCTTTGATCGCGGTGCGGCAGCCACGCTGCGCCAGCGCGCCATGCAGAAACGCACCTGTACAGGGTCGCATGTCCTTCGTAACTTTCGCCGCTCAATTTCAGGAGAGGGGACGTGGCAAAGAAGGCGACGAAGAAGCAAAGCGTTTCGAAGAAGGTTGCGAAGACCTCGAGCAAGAAAGGCCCAGTCCGCAAGCGGGCTGCCGCCAAGGTGACAAAGAAGGTCACGCCGCCGTCTCGTAAATCAGCCGTTGCACGCTGCCCCAGAGGTCCGGCCTGGCAATGGTCGGCAGTAGAAACTGCGGCGGCGATCCGCTCCGGCGCCATCTCTGCGGTGGAAACCGTCGAGGCGCATCTGGAGCGGATGCATGCCGTCAATCCGAGGCTGAATGCGGTCGTCGTCGATCTCGGAGAGGAAGCGCTGAAGGCGGCGCATGCGGCCGACAAGCAGCGCGCCCGAGGCGCCGAACTCGGTCTCCTCCACGGCGTCCCCATCACCATCAAGGAGAACGTCGACTACGAGGGCCGGCCCAATTTCAACGGCGTTCGCGCCAACAAGAATCTCATCGCGCCGTCGGATTCGCCCGTTGTCCGCAATCTGAAGAAGGCGGGTGCGATCGTCATCGGCCTCACTAACACGCCGGAATTCTCGTTCCGCGGCTTCACCGACAATCCGCTGCATGGACTGACGCTCAATCCCTGGGACCCTGACATCACCTGCGGCGGCTCCTCGGGCGGCGCGGGTTCAGCCGTCGCCGCCGGCATCGGCACCATTGCGCATGGCAACGACATCGGAGGTTCGCTGCGCTGGCCGGCGCATTGTAATGGTGTTGCCACCATCAAGCCGACGCAGGGCCGCATTCCCGCTTTCAACGCAAGCGCAACGGCGGAGCGGCCGATGCTGGCGCATCTGATGTCGGCGCAGGGACCGCTCGCCCGTCATGTCGCGGACGTTCGTCTGGCGCTCGAGGTGATGAGCCAGCGCGATCCCCGCGATCCCTGGTGGGTCCCGGCGCCCCTGACCGGACCGAAGCCGAAGGGGCCGATCAAGGTCGCGCTGGCCAAGATACCCGATGACATGGAAGTCGATCCGGCGGTCAGCGCGGCACTCCGCCAGGCCGCCGACCATCTGGAGCGATCCGGCTATCGCGTCAGCGAGGTCGAGGTGCCCGACGTCAACGGCGTCTGGCAGACCTGGTGCGACATCATCACCAACGAGACCATGGTGATGCAGGAGGCGGGCATGCTGAAGGTCACGTCCGAAGACTTCCACAAGGCGTGGGGCGGGATGAAGACCAAGGCCAATGTTCTCGACCTCAAGGCCTGGATGCAGGCGACGGCCGCTCGCAACGGCCATATCCGCGCCTGGCAAATGTTCTTCGAGGACTATCCGGTGGTGCTGGCGCCGACAACGGTGAAGCCGACACCGGGGCCGCGCGAGGACACCGTCAGCGCCGAGCGTGTGCAGGAAATCTTCTGGGGCGAAATCCGCTTCATCTCCGCGATCAACGTGCTGGGCCTGCCCGGCGCGGTGGTGCCGGTGGCCGTGCACGACGGCAAGCCGATCGGCGTGCAGCTCATCGCAGGCCGCTACCGTGAGGATATCGCACTGGACGCTGCCGCCGCGATCGAAAAGCGCGCTGGCGTACTGGCTCACCAGCTCTGGGAAATGATGGCTTGATCTGGCGTTCGAGGTCTCGCGCGTCGGCGCGATGCCTCTTACGATATCGTGGCCGGGAAGCCGGGTCCTCCGGCCTCCCGGTGATGCCAGTGCAATCGTAAATCCAAATTGACTTAGATTTTAGCCAATTCACCAATAACCATTAGGGTTACTTCCTCGATCTCTAAGCGAATTATTGTCCGCTTTACCACCCGGCTCTAACACAGGGGCGGCGGACAACGCACATGCCTCATACAGGCCAATAAGTGCGGCCCGCGTCCCACGCGGAGGTGGTACGATGCGCAACGAAACGATCGCAATTCACGCCGGCTACGAACCCGAAGCTACCACGCACGCCGTGGCCGTGCCGATCTATCAGACCGCCGCCTACGCCTTCGACAGTGCCGACCACGGCGCAGCGCTCTTCAATCTCGAAGCCGAAGGCTTCCGCTACAGCCGCATCGCCAATCCCACCAGCGCCGTGCTGGAGAAGCGTATCGCCCAGCTCGAAGGCGGCGTCGGCGCGCTTGCGGTCGCCACCGGTCAGGCCGCGCTGCATTTCGCCTTCGTCAATGTCGCCGACCACGGTGGCAATATCGTCTCCGTACCGCAGCTCTACGGCACCACGCACACGCTGCTCTCCCACATCCTGCCGCGGCAGGGCATCACCGGCCGATTCGCCGAGAGCGATGCGCCTGACGCGATTGCGAGGCTGATCGACGAGAACACCCGCGCCGTGTTCGCCGAGACCATCGGCAATCCCGCCGGCAACGTCTGCGACATCGAGGCGCTGGCCAAGATCGCGCATGCGCATGGCGTGCCGCTGATCGTCGACAATACGGTCGCAACGCCGATCCTGCTCAAGCCGTTCGACTACGGCGCCGACATCGCCGTGCATTCGCTGACCAAGTTCCTGGGCGGTCACGGCACCACGCTCGGCGGCGCCATCGTCGATTCCGGCAACTTCCCCTGGGCCAATCACGCCGACCGCTTCCCGGCCTACAACAAGCCGGACGCCTCCTATCACGGCCTCGTCTATGCCGAGCGTTTCGGCAGGACGGCTTATATCGAGCGCGCGCGCAGCGTCTATCAGCGCACGATGGGATCGGTGCTGTCACCGTTCAACGCGTTCCTGTTGCTCCAGGGCATCGAGACGGTGGCGCTGCGCATGGAGCGCCACGTCGAGAACGCCCGCAAGGTGGCCGAATTCCTCCGCAAGGACCCGCGCGTGGCCTGGGTCAATTACACCGGCTTTCCGGACAGCCCCTATTATCCGCTGGTCCAAAAGTATCTCAATGGCAACGCCTCCTCGC encodes:
- a CDS encoding amidase family protein, whose protein sequence is MAKKATKKQSVSKKVAKTSSKKGPVRKRAAAKVTKKVTPPSRKSAVARCPRGPAWQWSAVETAAAIRSGAISAVETVEAHLERMHAVNPRLNAVVVDLGEEALKAAHAADKQRARGAELGLLHGVPITIKENVDYEGRPNFNGVRANKNLIAPSDSPVVRNLKKAGAIVIGLTNTPEFSFRGFTDNPLHGLTLNPWDPDITCGGSSGGAGSAVAAGIGTIAHGNDIGGSLRWPAHCNGVATIKPTQGRIPAFNASATAERPMLAHLMSAQGPLARHVADVRLALEVMSQRDPRDPWWVPAPLTGPKPKGPIKVALAKIPDDMEVDPAVSAALRQAADHLERSGYRVSEVEVPDVNGVWQTWCDIITNETMVMQEAGMLKVTSEDFHKAWGGMKTKANVLDLKAWMQATAARNGHIRAWQMFFEDYPVVLAPTTVKPTPGPREDTVSAERVQEIFWGEIRFISAINVLGLPGAVVPVAVHDGKPIGVQLIAGRYREDIALDAAAAIEKRAGVLAHQLWEMMA
- a CDS encoding O-acetylhomoserine aminocarboxypropyltransferase/cysteine synthase family protein; translation: MRNETIAIHAGYEPEATTHAVAVPIYQTAAYAFDSADHGAALFNLEAEGFRYSRIANPTSAVLEKRIAQLEGGVGALAVATGQAALHFAFVNVADHGGNIVSVPQLYGTTHTLLSHILPRQGITGRFAESDAPDAIARLIDENTRAVFAETIGNPAGNVCDIEALAKIAHAHGVPLIVDNTVATPILLKPFDYGADIAVHSLTKFLGGHGTTLGGAIVDSGNFPWANHADRFPAYNKPDASYHGLVYAERFGRTAYIERARSVYQRTMGSVLSPFNAFLLLQGIETVALRMERHVENARKVAEFLRKDPRVAWVNYTGFPDSPYYPLVQKYLNGNASSLFTFGIKGGMEAGKTFYDALKLITRLVNIGDAKSLACHPASTTHRQMSPEQQRTAGVLPETIRLSIGIEHAADIIEDIDQALEKACPAARLQAAE